In the Candidatus Binataceae bacterium genome, AGCAATGACGCTGCGAACGGGAAACTGCAATGAGAAGTTTCATCGATGCAGAAGGCGTGATGACCGTAGCGGATAAAACGAATTGGAAGGGGCAAAAGGGCGCGGGTTCAGGAGGCGGGTTCGTAGAGCAAGATAAAGGACCCTGCGGCACAGTGCGGCATTTCTGTCGGATTCCGCAACGAACCCGCGGCCTTTTTGCCCGGGAGGCGGAGATGAGCTGGATACCGTACCGTACGGCGGATTCGATCCCGGAATCCGCTGCTTTCTGGCTCTGGATTTGGCAACGGGAAGCCGGCGGCAAAGTGCTCTCGACGCTGGCCGGAATCGTCATGGTCGGGGCGCTCCTGATCTGGGCCGGCGAGGCATTCGGGATTCTCATCGCCAATACCGACAGCGCCGCCCCGGCGGGCGTCTATCACATCGCGTCGCAGAGCTTTCATCGCGGCGATCTGGTCGCAGCCTGCCTGCCGCCGGAGATCGCTCAGGCGGGACTGGCGCGCGGCTATCTCCGCACCGGTTCCTGTCCGGGCAACGCCGAGCCGGTCGGCAAGATCGCGGACGGGCTGTCCGGCGATACAGTCGTGATCGAACGCGGCGGCGTGACGATCAACGG is a window encoding:
- the traF gene encoding conjugative transfer signal peptidase TraF: MSWIPYRTADSIPESAAFWLWIWQREAGGKVLSTLAGIVMVGALLIWAGEAFGILIANTDSAAPAGVYHIASQSFHRGDLVAACLPPEIAQAGLARGYLRTGSCPGNAEPVGKIADGLSGDTVVIERGGVTINGAPIPHSAVALHDSKGRPLQHVPFGSYRVGANQVWLFGFHDRRSWDARYFGPVPLSSVRGAIQPVLTW